One Arcobacter sp. FWKO B genomic window, AAAGTACCAAAATGAAAAAAGAAGTAATGATATAGATGAAAGAGAAAAATCTTCTCCTTGGATGGATGAAGAGCTTCAAAGTGCAAGAGCAAAAGTTTTTGTAAAAGCATTGAATCTACATAGAGCATTTATAGATTTAAATGCAAAAAAAATTCAAACAAATCTTTTATCTTTGATGGATATATTATCAGGTGGAGTTAATCAAAATAGTGAATTTAAAGATGAAATTATTCATTTGTGGGCTACATTATTTTTATGTATACCTGTTGTTTCTACTACTTTTGCATCTTTTGGTAGGTTGTTTTCACATTTTAATAATAAAGAGATAGGTTGGTTACTCATTGATGAGGCAGGTCAAGCACCAGCAAGTGCCGCTGTAGGTGCAATCATTCGTTCAAAAAGATGTATAGCTGTGGGTGACCCTTTACAATTAGAACCAATCATAGGGCTTAGCACTTCTGTGCAAGATACTTTAAGAAAGATTTGTAATGCTTCTGATGAATCTCTTAGTGGGCATACTTCTGTGCAAAAACAGTTTGATTTTTGTGAAATATATGGAATATATTTAGAAGGTAATAGTGAAGATAAAATATGGGTTGGTTCCCCACTTAAAGTGCATAGAAGATGTCAGTCTCCAATGTTTGAAATTTCAAATACTACTACTTACAATGGTATGATGGTTCATGGAAAAAGTAATAAAAATGATTCAATACTACCTGAAAGTCAGTGGATAGATGCAAAGTCATCATCTAGTAATGGTCACTGGATAGATGAAGAGGGTGAAGTAGTAAAAAAATGGTTAATAGATTTACAATTTTACGGAGTAGAACCAAATGAGATATATGTGATAAGTCCATTTAGAGATGTAGTGTATGGTCTAAAAAATAAACTAGGGAAAACTGGACTTGTAACAAAAGATCAGATAGGAACTATACATACAGTTCAAGGGAAAGAAGCAAGAGTTGTATTTTTGGTTCTAGGAAGTGACCCCAAAAATGATGGAGCAAGAGTGTGGGCATCATCTAAACCAAATCTATTAAATGTTGCTGCTACTCGGGCAAAAGAAAGATTTTATATTGTAGGAAATAAAGACAACTGGGGAGATAAACCTTACTTTAGGGAAGCAAATAATTTGTTACAAAGGAATACCATAAAATGATTAACTACAACAAAAAACTAACTCTAGACAGAGAGTTTTATCCCTCTAATCATATAGATTCATCAATAGAAAGCGATAGAGGTCGTATCTTATCTTCCGCAGCTCTACGAAGACTTCAAAAAAGAACACAAGTTTTTGCTCTTGAGCTAAACGCTTCTATCCGTACAAGACTTACTCATTCTTTAGAGGTAGCACAAACTGCGAGGTTTATTGCTAAGAGTATTTTGTCCAAACTACATAAAAATGGCTTGAATACTTATGGTTTAGATGGGCTTGAAAATGCTTTTGTTTCTACTGCTGAGATGACTAGTCTTTTACACGATATTGGCAATCCCCCTTTTGGACACTTTGCAGAGCAAACCATCAACAAATGGCTCAAAATTCATGCCCTACCTATTTTGGATAGTTTTGATACCTCTACAGATAAATCAAAAGAATTAAAAACACTAATAGCAAAAGATTTATGCAACTACGACGGCAATGCACAAGCGATTAGGATAATTGCAAAACTGCAAAGATTAAACTTGTCATATACGCAAATCTTATCTGTTTTGAAGTACACTAGAGGTGCTTTTGAAGATAAACCAAACAAAGGTGATAGATTTGATTATCTCAAAAAAAAGCCAGGGTATTACTACAGTGAAAAAGATTTTATTCATAAGCTCCAAGAAATATTAAATGTAAATCAAGGTTGTAGATTTCCTATCACATACATTATGGAAGCAGCAGATGATATATCGTATCTTACTGCTGATTTGGAAGATTCTGTAGAAAAAGGGATATTGTCTTTGGAGGAAGTATATAATCACTTGAAAAAAGAGTGTGAATTGCAAAATGAAAAGTTTTTGTTGGAAATTATCAATAAACAATACGAAAAAGCAAAAAAAGATGAAGAACCATATCAATTTAATATGTTTTTTACACTTACAAGAGCATCCATAGTGACTGCTTTAGTTGCTTATGTTGCCGATGTATTCGTAACTAACCACGAAGCTATTTTCAATGGTACTTTTAATGCCTCTTTACTAAAACATGACAAAAACAGCGACTATTTCAAAGCAATAGAAATACTTGAGAAAATATCTGCAAAACATATTTATCAAGACAAAGATGTACAAACTTTAGAACTACAAGGATATACTATTATCAATGGACTTTTGGATAAATATAAGCCACTTTTAGAATTAAAAAGTAGTGATTTTAGCCAACTAATCAAAGATGAAAGAATAGATTGTTTCTTATCCATGAGACTCATAAAAAGACTATCATCAAAACAAATAGTAGCTTATAAAAACGATGTGGTAAAACTTGATACCACAGATGAAGAAGCTTACAAAATCCTAGAATGGTATCACAGAGTAAGACTAATTATTGATTATATTAGTGGAATGACTGATGATTTTGCTTTAAAAGAGTATCAAACATTATCTGCGGTATGAAAAGATATAATAATTGTACCAATCTATAAGTATCCAAAAACAGATACTTATAGTATTGACTTTCATATGAGTTATTCGCTATACTATTAGTATCTAAAAACAAATACCAAAAAGGATTTATTATGAGTTCACCTTTCCCGTATGATAGACTTCCAACACAAGATGAATTTTTTGGAAGAGTTGCCGAGTTTGAAAAGCTCTCTCAGACGGTAAAATATTCAAACAATCTTCTTATCTATTCAAAAAGAAGAATGGGAAAAAGCTCTTTGATAAAAACATTTTTTGAGCAAAATAGCAAAGAGTATTTGACTATTTATGTGGATATATTTGATATTACTTCCAAAGAAGATTTTGCTCACAAGCTTCTCAAAGCCCTTGCCAATGCAGGTAAATTTGACCTCAAAACAACTATCAAAAATCTAACTTCACTTTTCAAAAGGGTAAGAGTAGAGCCAACCATAGATACGAATACTTTGGAATATTCTATCAAGCCAATCATAGCGACACTTTCATTTGATGAGATGATGGAGGACTTTTTTCATTCTTTAAATGAACTATCCAAAACAAATAAAATCATAGTTGCCATAGATGAATTTCAACAAATTGCTAGTATTACAGATGTAAAACTAGATGCGATGATGAGAACATATATACAAGAAAGACAAAATATATCATATGTATTTTTAGGTTCAAAAAGACATCTTTTAACTTCTCTTTTTGAGTACAAATCACCATTATATGAGCTTGCTACTCCTATGCTTTTGGAGCCTTTAGACATAGATGCTATTTATGAATACTCAAAAAAACATCTTAAAGTATCTTATGACATAGTAGAGTATATCTATGACATAAGTGATGGGGAAACGAAAATGATACAAAATATCTTACATCTTATGTACCTACAAAAAGAAAAAGAGATTTCAAAAAATATGGTTGATGATGCCCTACAAGAGATAATAAATAGCAAAGATGGAAGTTACAAATTGCTTTTTGATACGCTAGGGAACAATCAAAAAATAGCCCTTAAGATTGTAGGTATCTATAAAAAAGGCTTTTTTGCAAATACCATACTGCAAGAATACAATATCAAAAAACAAACCCTACAATCTTCAGTTGATGCCCTTTTTGCCAAAGAACTCATCGATAAAGAAGATGATAGATATTTTATCCCTGATAGAGCGTTTGAGCTTTGGGTTGAGAGGCTGTAGGGAGTCAACACCCAAAAAAGAGGTCATATCAAATTTTAAAGAGACTAAAAAACCTACTTCACCCTCTCTCTTCTCCCCTTTTCAAGTCTCTCAATTTCTTCTTTGGGAGTAGGCAGAAGTAGCTTTTCTAGCTCTTCAAGTCTTCCAAAAGTTCTCATAATTTTGATAAAATTTATCATAGAAATAGCCCCTTTTTGCTCAAAATTTGAGTAAGTTGTGGGTGAGCTTAGCATGGCTTCTTCACTCAAATCTATTTGTTTTTTATTTTGAGAGATTCTCAATTCTTTTGCTCTTATTGCCAAAACTTTTGCTATTTCATCATCTGTAAGCGTTCCAAATGAACTATTGGCATTTAGTTTGTTTTTTAGTGTATTTTTGGCTTTTTTTTGGGAAAGTTGGAGTTTTTTTAATAGTTCATTATTCATTGAAGTACCCCTTTGAGCGTCCGTTTTGAGACTTCATGCAATATATGCTTTTGCTTCAACTCTTGAACTTGATACATATCAGCAATATGTTCTTCAAAAATATAAATTGAAATTTTCTGCATTTGCGAAACCTTACTCATAAATATTTGTAATTATATCATATTTTAGTGATTAATTACAAATATTTATGAATTATAAAAATACAAAAAAATCCCTAACCTACAATTAACCGACAATAAACTATAATCACAATAAACCAAATACACCAAAAAAGGCAATCTATGACAACCACAAAGTTTGAAATTGAGTCACAACTTGAAAATAACTGGCTTTTGATAGATATTGATTCATCTGATTATCTAAAACTTATGAAATACCAAGACGCCCAGCCAAATGCTACGCATTTACTTGCGTTTGGGTATGTTGACCATGAAAAGGGTAGTTGTTGTTTTTTGGACTCATATTGCATATATACTGGCACAAATATAGAGATTATCCAAACTTTTGAAGAACTAAATCCCAATTCTATTTTTACTTATGATGTAATATCCAAGTTTGATATAGAGATACTAGATACAAATCCTATATCACTAGAAAAATATCCTAAGTTTGTGGAAAAATACAAAAAAGAAGAGCTAGAGAGTTTTAGACAAAATAAAGAATTACACCACCTAAGAGCTACTGGGTTTCCTGATAATATCTCTGTGATGCTAGTACCAAGACACGAAGCTCTTTATCCTGAATCTGTATGGGTAAGGGTAGAAAAATCAATCCTATCAAGTGAAAACAACATCTACATAGGAACACTTCTCAATCTCCCAGATCAAGATTTTGGGATACATTTGCATGAGTTACTTATAATAATGATACAAAAAATGCAAAATGGTGCTATGGCTGTATCTATCCAAACACTCAAAGAAGCTGATAATGGGTGATAGGCTATAAAGTAAGGCTATGATGACAAGATACAAAATACAAATCAGCGGTATTGTTCAAGGGGTGGGGTTTCGTCCTTTTGTGAAAAATCTTGCACTCCAATATCAAATAAATGGATTTGTCAAAAATGATTCTAATGGGGTGGAGATAGAAGTCCAAGGTGATGAGGGGCTTTTGGATGAGTTTGTGTCACAAATCAAGCAAAACCCACCACCTCTTGCTAAAATTGTTGACTTTGAAGTCTCTAAAATAGCACTCCAAAATGATGAAGATTTCAAGATAATTTTATCTGATGGTACAAAAACTAAGACCACTTTTGTCTCCCCTGATATGAAAATTTGCAAAGATTGCATAAGTGATATCACCAATCCTAAATCAAGATTTTATGGATATTTTGCTACCAATTGCACAAACTGCGGTCCAAGATATACCATCATCAAAACCCTTCCTTATGATAGAGTCAATACCTCTATGAGTGATTTTGAGATGTGTGATGAGTGCAAGGGTGAGTATAATGATAGCTCAAATAGAAGATTTCACGCACAGCCAATATCTTGCCCAAAGTGTGGTCCAAAGCTATCTTTGTATGATGATAAGCATACCTTGATACAATGTGATGCGATAGAAAAAACTGCCCAGCTTATAAAAGAGGGCAAGATAATAGCTATCAAAGGGTTAGGGGGCTTTCATATTGTATGTGATAGTACAAATTCCCATACAATCTTGAAGTTAAGAAGTGCTAAAAATAGACCATCAAAGCCATATGCACTTATGTGCAAAGATATATTACAAATCAAAAAAATTGCATTTATTTCGCCAAAGGAGGAAGAAGTTCTTACATCAATTCAAGCACCAATTGTAATACTTAACAAAAAAGAAAACAGCTTGATATCTGATTTGGTAGCACCTGATATTGATAAAGTAGGATGTATGCTCCCTTATACACCTTTGCAAGTTTTGCTTTTTGAACAACTAAACACACCACTTATTGCCACAAGTGCAAATTTAAAAGATGAACCTATAATTATAAACAAAAACGAAATCTTTAAAAAGCTCCCTTTTGTTGAGTATATTCTTGATTTTGATAGAGATATTATAAATGGAGTTGATGACTCTGTAGTTCAAATAGTATCAAATCATCTTCAAGTACTTAGACTAGCTCGTGGTTATACTCCATATTCTCACAAATTATCATCAAAGATAGAAAAAAATATTTTAGCAGTTGGTGCAAATCAAAAAAATACAATATCATTAGCTTTTGACGATAATGTTATTTTGAGTCCACATATAGGAGACCTTGAAAGTATTGAAAGTTTAGAGTATTTTGTAAGAACTATTACTACATTTAAAAGATTTTATGATTTTTTGCCACAGATGGTTTTATGTGACAAACATCCCAATTACGAAACAACAAAATGGGCAAAAAAGCAAAATGTAATATTACATCAAGTCCAACATCACAAAGCTCATCTAAATAGCATAAAATTAGAACACAACCTTAAAGGGAGTGATTTTGTAGGATTTATTTTTGATGGGACTGGCTATGGTGAGGATGATACACTTTGGGGTGGTGAAGTTTTTGTGGGAGAGCAAAGAAAATATCACTTCAAACCTATTAAACTTCTTGGTGGAGACAAAGCTATAAAAGAACCAAGAAGAGTAGCACTTAGTATGCTTTTTGAAAAGTTTGATTTATATGGTATTAAAGAGCTTGATTTGGAAGTAATAAAAATGTTTAGTCAAAATGAGCTAGTGCTATTATATCAAAGTTATATCAAAAATATAAATGCACCCCAAAGTAGCTCTGTTGGGAGGTTATTTGATGCTATAGCCTCATTTTCTAATATATTACAAGTTAGTACATATGAAGGAGAAAGTGGACTTTTAGTAGAAAAATACTATACAAGCACAATAGATGAATATTTTAAATATAGTATAATAAATGGTATAATAGAGATAAATATAGTAGATTTTATATTACATAACAGTTACAATATTTATGAACTTTGTACACTTTTTATTAATACATTATCCCAAATTATAATAGATATAGCACTTTTAGAGCAAAAAGAAGTCATACTAAGTGGAGGAGTTTTCCAAAATAAAGCCTTATTGACAAAATGTATACAAAAGCTAGAAGAAAAGGATATAAAATACTATTTTGGTAGTACTATCCCTGTTAATGATGGTGGGATAAGTTTAGGACAAGTATTTAGTGTATTATAAATGCAGTTTATACTAAATGTTACTTTATTATACATATTAAGTCTAAAAAATTAGATTTTTTGAGACTTATTTTTTTTATTTTTAGTGATAATCTTATTTATTATAGGAAATTATAATAAATCTAGTTTAATTATCTAAAATACGACCAACTTCAAATGATTATTTTTAGGGTAAGAAGGCTGTATTTAGGACATTTTTTATCCTATAAAAGGCTACTTTTTTCTTTCTTAAAAATTTCTTAAAATAATAATTAAAAATCTAATATACATTAAGCTTAATTTTATATGAGTTTCGTTAAGATTATGACGATAAGTTGACATTTGTCTACTTGTATCTTAAAAATTTAGGAGGAGATTGATGCAAAACGGTGCAAAAATTGAGTACGATTACTCAGTTGCAAAAGCGTTTACGTTTGCGACAATTTTGTTTGGTATCATTGGTATGGTAATAGGTGTTGTATTAGCATTCCAATTAGCGTTTCCAGAGCTAAATTATTTAGCTGGGGAATATGGTACATTTTCAAGATTAAGACCACTTCACACTAATGGTGTTGCTTTTGGTTTTACTCTTAGTGGTATCTTTGCTACATGGTATTATGTAGGTCAAAGAGTATTAAAAGTCTCTCTTAAAGAGTCTCCATTTTTGATGGGTGTTGCAAAGTTGCATTTCGCACTTTACTTCATCACTATTCTTTTAGCTGTTGTTACTCTATTTATGGGTATTACTACTTCAAAAGAGTATGCAGAACTTGAGTGGCCTTTAGATTTACTTGTTGTTGTATGGTGGGTACTATGGGGTGTATCTATATTTGGACTTATTGGTATTAGAAGAGAAAGAACTCTTTATATATCTGTATGGTACTATATAGCATCTTTCTTAGCTGTTGCTATGCTTTATCTATTTAACAATATGGCTGTTCCAACTGCACTTGTATCTGGATATGGTTCTATCTTACACTCAGTTTCTATGTATGCAGGTACAAATGATGCACTAGTACAATGGTGGTATGGACACAACGCAGTTGGTTTCATATTTACTGTTCCAATTATTGCTATGATTTATTACTTCTTACCAAAAGAATCTGCACAAAATGTTTATTCATATAAACTTTCAATCTTAGCTTTCTGGGGTCTATTATTTGTTTATCTATGGGCAGGTGGACACCACTTGATTTATAGTACTGTTCCAGATTGGATGCAAACTATGGGTTCAGTTATGTCAATAGTTCTTATTTTACCATCATGGGGTTCAGCTATTAATATGCTTTTAACTATGAAGGGTGAGTGGAATCAATTACAAACAAATCCATTGATTAAATTTATGATTCTTGCTTCAACATTCTATATGTTGAGTACAATTGAAGGTCCAATTCAATCAATCAAATCTGTTAATGCTATTGCACACTTTACTGACTGGATTCCTGGTCACGTTCATGATGGTGTTTTAGGATGGGTTGTATTTATGATTATGGCGGCATTGTTCCACATGGCTCCAAGAATGTATGGTAGAGAAATTTACTCTAAATCATTAATGGAAACACAATTCTGGTTACAAACTACTGCAATCGTTCTTTACTTTACATCTATGTGGATCGCTGGTATTACACAAGGTATGATGTGGAGAGCTTATGATGAATATGGTTCACTAGTTTACTCATTTATAGATACAGTAACTGTTCTTCAACCTTACTATACAATTAGAGCTGTTGGTGGATTGATGTATTTAATTGGTTTCTTGATGTTTGCGTACAATATGTACAAAACGGCAACTGCAGGTAGAGTTCTTGATAAAGAACCTGTTAATGCATCGCCTATGGCAGCTTAAGTGAAGGGGGTATAAAATGTTTCATTGGTTAGAACAAAGACCGTTTTTCTTCGCGGTAGCAGTATTTTTAGTAGTAGCATTTGCCGGTATTATTGAAATAATTCCAGATTTTGCAAAACAAAGTAAACCTGTAGTTGGTACTAAACCGTACACAATTTTAGAGCTTACTGGAAGACATGTATATATAAAAGATAGCTGTAATGCTTGCCATTCACAGTTGATTAGACCATTCAAATCAGAAACTGATAGATATGGTATGTATTCACTAAGTGGTGAGTATGCTTATGATAGACCTTTCTTATGGGGTTCAAAAAGAACTGGTCCAGATCTTTGGAGGGTAGGAAACTACAGAACTACAGACTGGCATGAAAACCATATGTGGGATCCAAAATCAGTTGTTCCAGGCTCAATTATGCCTGCATACAAACATCACTTTACAAATATAGCTGATGTTGAGACTGCATATGCAGAAGCTTACACTGTAAAAGCTGTATTTAATACGCCTTATGATGTAGATATCAATGGTGATGGTAGTGTTGATGTTCCTCTAGGAACTTGGGAAGAAGCGAAAGCTAGAGCTTTAGAAGAAGCTAGAGCAATTGCTGCTGATATGAAAAATCAATCAGTAAAAGATGCAGTAGCTCGTGGTGAGATTCCTGAAATCGTTGCATTAATTGCTTATATGAATTCACTAAAATAAGGGTTGAAATGGATTACGAAACACTATTGACTGTACAGGGTTATGCGAAGTTTTTTCTTATATTGATAGTATTTATAGTTTTTTATAGCTATGCATATTCGCTTTATAAAAGAAACAAAACAGGAGAGAGAGATTTTGAGAAATACTCTAAGCTTGTATTGGATGATAGTATTGAGTCCAAACCTTTAGAAAGTAGAAAAGAAAACAGCGAAAAAAAAGATAAGGAGAGCTGATATGAAATCTATGTGGATAGGTGGTATAATTCTTATTGTTGCATTGATGGCAGGAACCTACATAGTTGCGGGTGATGCTTTTAATCTAGGTGAGGATTATATCAACGACCTTACAATGTTAGCTGGATTGGCTATTATTTCTATTACAGTTTTTGTAGCATTGAAATATATCCAGCAAATCAAAAATGACAAAGCTGGTGGTGAGCTAGCTGAAGATAACTGGGATGGTATAGGTGAATACAAAAACCCAATTCCAACAGGATGGGGACTTGCATTTATTGGTACTTTGGTATGGCTTTTTTGGTATTGGACTGTTGGTTATCCAACAAGTGGCTTTAGTCAAATTGGTCAGTATAATGAAGAAGTTTTGGAATACAATGCTAAATATGAAGCTAAATGGGCAAACGCTGATGAAGCTACACTAAAAGCAATGGGTGAGTCTTTATATCTTGTAAATTGTGCACCATGCCACGGTGTTGATGCAAATGGAATAGATGGTAAAGCACAAAACTTAACACAAAGAATTTCAAAAGAATCTGTTGTGTATGCTATTAAAAATGGTGGAAACAACTTTGTAACACATTATCCAGGTGGTATGCCAGGTGGATTGTTGTATGAAGATGCTGATATCAATGCAGTAGCTAATTGGATAGCAAATGGTGCTAAAGGTGAGGCTCCAGAAGCTTTCACAACTGGTACTTGTAATTCATGCCATGGTGATGATGCAAGAGGTATAGCGATGGTTGGACCAAACTTAGTATCTTATGATAATGATATGATTACAGCAGTGTTAGATGATGGTAAAAAAGGTAATATTGGTATCATGCCAGCATTTAAAGGTATGCTAAATGAGACTCAATACAAAGCTCTTGGTAGCTATCTTAGAAGTATAGGAGAGTAATATGGCTGGAAATACACAAATGAATGATAATGAAAGAGGACTTTTTAGTCTTCTTCACGGTTTAAGTGGATTTTTGATAGCGGTAGTATTACTTTTAGGGATACTTGCTTTTTTAACTATAAATGCTATTGTAGTTCAACAAAATGAAGCTCAAAATCCATATCAAGTAAATACAGATATAAATGGTCTAAAATTTAATGCACCTTCAGCGGAGCAATATAAAAATGTAGACTATTCACCATCGAAGTAAGGAGCTTATTATGGATAAAATTATAGGTGTTTTATTGGTAGTTTCTGCTCTATTATCAATTTATTTATCTTTTGGCGATGCTGGAAGAATATTTATTGGTTAATATGAAAGTACTACAACTTTTGAAGAAGAGAGTTTTTATAACTCTCTTCTTTTTATTTTCTACTTGTCTTTTTGGAGCTACTCCAACAACAAATCCTTATATACTAACTGATGATTTACTAGATATTAGAGCAGCTAGTAAGATATATGAAATAGGTAGTGAGGTAAAAGCTAAATTAGGTGTCAATTTGTATATATATGCAAAAGAGAATTATGGAATGGATATAGATATTCCAACAGAAGAAAAAATAAAAAGAATCAAAGAAATAGAAGATGAACTAATAAAAGATTTAAAAAAACCATATGCAATTTTGACTTTGTCTGTTGACCAAGTGCATGTAAACTTGCTTATGTCTGATGATTTAAATTCAATACTTAATAAAAATGAAATTTTAAATAATTATGTAGTACCATTGCTTGCATCTAAAGATAAAAATACACTCTATGCCAAAGTAAGTGCTGCACTTCTTAATGGATATGCTGAAATAGGTGATAGGTTGGCAAAAAGTAGAGGAATAGAGCTAGAAAGTAGTATAGGTAGTGCTGGGTATACGGCTGGAACTATATGGAAAATGATTATGTATACATTGGTTCTTGGTGGGATTGTTCTTTATACATATGCAATTTTAAGACAAAGGAAGTATAAGCAATGAAAACAAAAAGTGGTGTGAATTGGTCAGCTATTCATATAATAAGTTTATTTATGATAGGTTTTTCTCTGGTAATGTGGACGGTTTATAATGCATCTAAACTGCCTGTTCAACTTGATCAATCTTTCTTTGAAACAAAAAAAGAGATAGATGATAAATTTAATAACATGCTAGAGTCTAATGTGGTATTTAATGAAAAATATGATACTAAATTTGTATATAATGGTGTAAATGAAGCATCATTAGATGTAAGTGAGATATTTCTTTCTCAAACTGTTATTCAAGAAAGAGGTACACATAGAAACTTCTTAAAAGTTGGTGAAAATACAATTGAGATTTTTATTAAAGATAAAAATAGCAATATAGTACCAGAAAATGTTGATATACACACTATGGTAACAATAGCAAGTAATAATACTAATGATATTGATTTAACTAACTTTGAATTTATAGATGGCAGATATATCTCCACATTTGAAGTACCTAGAGTTGCTAATTGGAATGTAAATGGAATCATCACAATTGGTGAGGATAAAGGATACTTCCTAATTAAAACTAATGCAAAATGATCTAATCGTATTTCCTACATCAAGAGCCATTAGAGATTATATCTCTGGGTTCGTTGATATACATGGCTTTTTACCTTACCTAACTACAATGGGAGAGTTTTTTAAAAACTCTATAATAATACCTAACAAGACTTTTATTGACGATGAAAAAAGATTTTTACTTCTTAGTCAAGCAAGTAAAGAGATAGATTTACAAAAACTTGCCATTTCAAAGAATTTTACAACATTTTTAAAACAAAGTGAATATATCTTTAGATTTTTTGATGAGTTGTCAAGTGAAATGGTTGATATTGAACAGCTTAAAGTTGTAGATGTCTATGAAGAGTATATTGAGCATCTAAGTATCCTTCAAATGCTGTTATATAAATATAATGAACTATTAGATTTACACAATTTAGTGGATAAAACAAATCTTGCTAATAACTATAAAATAAATACAATATTCTTATCTACATTTGATAAAATAACAATAAATGTATATGGATATATGACTAAATTTGAAATAAAATTAATAAAAGAAATATCTAAATTAGTCCAAATAAATCTGATATTTGAAACAAATAGCTACAACATTAAATATCTTAAAACTATTGATTTTTCAAACTTTGATATACAATCAAATATGAAA contains:
- a CDS encoding c-type cytochrome codes for the protein MKSMWIGGIILIVALMAGTYIVAGDAFNLGEDYINDLTMLAGLAIISITVFVALKYIQQIKNDKAGGELAEDNWDGIGEYKNPIPTGWGLAFIGTLVWLFWYWTVGYPTSGFSQIGQYNEEVLEYNAKYEAKWANADEATLKAMGESLYLVNCAPCHGVDANGIDGKAQNLTQRISKESVVYAIKNGGNNFVTHYPGGMPGGLLYEDADINAVANWIANGAKGEAPEAFTTGTCNSCHGDDARGIAMVGPNLVSYDNDMITAVLDDGKKGNIGIMPAFKGMLNETQYKALGSYLRSIGE
- a CDS encoding DUF4006 family protein; translation: MAGNTQMNDNERGLFSLLHGLSGFLIAVVLLLGILAFLTINAIVVQQNEAQNPYQVNTDINGLKFNAPSAEQYKNVDYSPSK
- a CDS encoding cbb3-type cytochrome oxidase subunit 3, translated to MDYETLLTVQGYAKFFLILIVFIVFYSYAYSLYKRNKTGERDFEKYSKLVLDDSIESKPLESRKENSEKKDKES